From the genome of Populus alba chromosome 10, ASM523922v2, whole genome shotgun sequence, one region includes:
- the LOC118046571 gene encoding protein FANTASTIC FOUR 3-like encodes MATMVCQGLQSCLESAIVESRTLRLRLSSPNLSFAQSLELALKPCLLDSDSKEVSGKCHYEETSHKTSSLHDMHTSSNPDLGGLSFLQALSTSTEGPKESMGKGNIYVHPLINRSSSMLSGKSLELCTESLGSESGSDMIESSIFSLSSSDSRVGNSPAGEQQKSRQLLGAKKASSRSYPPPLTTMSGSKSLQVRAHRGDGRLIIRAIEAPSRHTHLHAERRDGRLRLSFIKDSTSDFDSRGVASTEKDEGNSKEDEIENDMDCDEVDDSDVGEFGNVGACSEEEAESAGDLDVDAEMGMEEFQRPTRCKEGETEKKGLLNWEPFWVATS; translated from the coding sequence ATGGCAACTATGGTTTGCCAGGGTTTGCAGTCTTGCCTCGAGTCTGCTATTGTTGAGTCAAGAACACTGAGACTTAGATTATCTTCACCAAATCTCTCTTTCGCCCAATCCCTTGAACTAGCCTTGAAGCCTTGTTTATTAGATTCTGATTCCAAAGAAGTGAGCGGCAAATGCCACTATGAGGAAACTAGCCACAAAACTAGCTCCCTCCATGATATGCATACATCTTCAAATCCTGATTTGGGTGGCTTGAGCTTCCTCCAAGCTCTCTCCACCAGTACCGAAGGTCCCAAAGAATCAATGGGGAAAGGAAACATATACGTTCATCCTCTAATTAATCGTTCCTCTTCAATGCTCAGTGGAAAGAGCCTGGAATTATGCACGGAGAGTTTAGGTAGCGAAAGTGGTAGTGATATGATTGAAAGCAGCATTTTCTCGTTGTCTTCATCAGACTCAAGAGTAGGAAATTCTCCAGCTGGGGAGCAACAGAAATCGCGTCAACTTTTGGGAGCTAAGAAAGCGAGTTCTCGTAGCTATCCACCTCCCTTGACAACGATGAGTGGATCAAAGTCTCTACAAGTTAGGGCCCACCGCGGAGATGGAAGGTTGATAATCAGAGCCATCGAGGCTCCATCAAGACACACTCATTTACATGCTGAAAGAAGGGATGGCCGCCTTCGATTAAGCTTTATCAAAGATTCCACTTCTGATTTTGACTCAAGAGGCGTAGCTTCCACGGAAAAAGATGAAGGCAACAGCAAAGAAGATGAGATTGAGAATGACATGGATTGTGATGAAGTGGATGACTCGGATGTCGGGGAATTTGGAAACGTCGGTGCATGCTCTGAAGAAGAGGCTGAGAGTGCTGGTGATTTGGACGTTGATGCTGAGATGGGAATGGAGGAGTTTCAAAGACCAACAAGGTGCAAAGAAGGTGAAACGGAGAAGAAAGGATTGTTAAACTGGGAACCTTTTTGGGTGGCTACAtcataa